One part of the Eleginops maclovinus isolate JMC-PN-2008 ecotype Puerto Natales chromosome 14, JC_Emac_rtc_rv5, whole genome shotgun sequence genome encodes these proteins:
- the LOC134875983 gene encoding astrocytic phosphoprotein PEA-15 isoform X2, which translates to MAEYSSLLSDLSENITNEDLEQLKSACKEDIPEDQSNNITSSKEWFSYLEKNDKLAQDNLSYIEHIFEISRRPDLLTRVIEYRTTVLKISEDDEIDTKLTRIPSAKKYKDIIRQPSEDEIIKLAPPPKKV; encoded by the exons ATGGCGGAGTACAGCTCTCTGCTCAGCGACCTGTCTGAAAACATCACCAACGAGGACTTGGAGCAACTCAAGTCTGCCTGCAAGGAGGACATCCCCGAGGACCAGAGCAACAACATCACCTCCTCCAAGGAGTGGTTCAGCTACCTGGAGAAAAACGACAAGCTGGCCCAAG ATAACCTGTCATACATCGAGCACATCTTCGAGATCTCGCGGCGACCGGACCTGCTGACGCGGGTCATCGAGTACCGCACCACCGTGCTGAAGATCTCTGAGGACGACGAGATCGACACCAAGCTCACACGCATCCCCTCAGCCAAGAAATacaaag ACATCATCCGCCAGCCCTCTGAAGATGAGATCATCAAGCTGGCCCCTCCCCCTAAAAAAGTGTGA
- the LOC134875983 gene encoding astrocytic phosphoprotein PEA-15 isoform X1, producing the protein MAEYSSLLSDLSENITNEDLEQLKSACKEDIPEDQSNNITSSKEWFSYLEKNDKLAQDNLSYIEHIFEISRRPDLLTRVIEYRTTVLKISEDDEIDTKLTRIPSAKKYKAASILSLSFTFLSLKSTLCILI; encoded by the exons ATGGCGGAGTACAGCTCTCTGCTCAGCGACCTGTCTGAAAACATCACCAACGAGGACTTGGAGCAACTCAAGTCTGCCTGCAAGGAGGACATCCCCGAGGACCAGAGCAACAACATCACCTCCTCCAAGGAGTGGTTCAGCTACCTGGAGAAAAACGACAAGCTGGCCCAAG ATAACCTGTCATACATCGAGCACATCTTCGAGATCTCGCGGCGACCGGACCTGCTGACGCGGGTCATCGAGTACCGCACCACCGTGCTGAAGATCTCTGAGGACGACGAGATCGACACCAAGCTCACACGCATCCCCTCAGCCAAGAAATacaaag CTGCTTCCATCCTGTCATTGTCTTTTACCTTTCTATCTCTAAAGAGCACTTTATGCATCTTGATTTAA